One Setaria viridis chromosome 7, Setaria_viridis_v4.0, whole genome shotgun sequence genomic region harbors:
- the LOC117864211 gene encoding sugar transport protein MST1 isoform X1 produces the protein MPGGAFLLNSGGGGGMADYGGGLTVPVVVTCLMAASGGLIFGYDIGISDSISSSPRRQIDAWMDWCITVCGGVSEMESFLKKFFPGLLKRTAHANKDVYCIYNNQALTAFTSSLYAFGMVGTLVASRVTRRLGRQAIMLIGGSLFLVGALVNAAAANVAMLIVGRMLLGLGLGFSGQATPVYLAEVSPPRWRGGFISAFPLFISIGYLVANLINYGTSRIPGWGWRLSLGLAAIPAAVMVAGAVFIPDTPSSLVLRGKHDDARAALQRVRGKGVDIGAEFADILAAAEHARRNEEGAFRRILRREYRPYLVMAVAFPVFLNLTGVAVTAFFSPILFRTVGFESDAALMGAVILGVMNIGGILASGFAMDRYGRKLLFVIGGALMFTCQVTMASIIGSHLGNGSKMPKGYAVAVLIATFVFSASFSWSWGALYWTVPGEIYPVEVRSAGQGAAVALNLGLNFLQAQFFLAMLCCFRYGAFLFYASWLVVMTAFAVALVPETKGVPLESMGHVFARHWYWGRFVKDQKLGDEST, from the exons ACTCGATTTCCAGCAGCCCTCGGAGGCAAATCGATGCCTGGATGGACTGGTGCATCACGGTTTGTG GAGGTGTGTCGGAGATGGAGTCTTTTCTGAAGAAGTTCTTCCCGGGGCTGCTGAAGAGGACGGCGCACGCCAACAAGGACGTGTACTGCATCTACAACAACCAGGCGCTCACGGCCTTCACCTCGTCGCTGTACGCGTTCGGCATGGTGGGGACGCTGGTGGCGAGCCGCGTCACCCGCCGACTTGGGCGCCAGGCCATCATGCTCATCGGCGGCAGCCTGTTCCTGGTCGGCGCCCTCGtgaacgccgccgcggcgaacgTCGCCATGCTCATCGTCGGGAGGATGCTGCTCGGCCTGGGCCTCGGGTTCTCCGGCCAGGCCACGCCGGTGTACCTCGCCGAGGTGTCGCCCCCGCGCTGGCGGGGCGGGTTCATCTCGGCCTTCCCCCTGTTCATCAGCATCGGGTACCTCGTCGCCAACCTGATCAACTACGGCACGTCGCGGATCCCGGGCTGGGGGTGGCGCCTGTCGCTCGGCCTCGCGGCGATCCCGGCCGCCGTCATGGTGGCGGGCGCCGTGTTCATCCCGGACACCCCCAGCAGCCTCGTCCTGCGCGGGaagcacgacgacgcccgcgccgcgctccaGCGGGTGCGCGGCAAGGGCGTGGACATCGGCGCCGAGTTCGCCGACATACTTGCCGCCGCGGAGCACGCGCGGCGGAACGAGGAGGGCGCGTTCCGGCGGATCCTGCGGCGGGAGTACCGGCCGTACCTGGTGATGGCCGTGGCGTTCCCGGTGTTCCTGAACCTCACCGGCGTGGCCGTGACCGCCTTCTTCTCGCCGATCCTGTTCCGGACCGTCGGGTTCGAGAGCGACGCCGCGCTGATGGGCGCCGTCATCCTGGGCGTGATGAACATCGGCGGCATCCTCGCGTCGGGCTTCGCCATGGACCGCTACGGCCGGAAGCTGCTCTTCGTGATCGGCGGCGCGCTCATGTTCACGTGCcag gTGACGATGGCCAGCATCATCGGCTCTCACCTCGGCAACGGGAGCAAGATGCCCAAGGGTTACGCGGTGGCGGTGCTGATCGCGACGTTCGTGTTCTCGGCGAGCTTCAGCTGGTCGTGGGGCGCGCTGTACTGGACGGTCCCCGGCGAGATCTACCCGGTGGAGGTGCGGTCGGCGGGgcagggcgcggcggtggcgctcaaCCTGGGGCTCAACTTCCTGCAGGCGCAGTTCTTCCTGGCGATGCTGTGCTGCTTCAGGTATGGCGCGTTCCTCTTCTACGCGTCGTGGCTGGTGGTGATGACCGCCTTCGCCGTGGCGCTCGTGCCGGAGACCAAGGGCGTGCCGCTCGAGTCCATGGGCCACGTCTTCGCGCGCCACTGGTACTGGGGCAGGTTCGTCAAGGACCAGAAGCTTGGAGACGAGTCGACCTGA
- the LOC117864211 gene encoding sugar transport protein MST1 isoform X2, translated as MPGGAFLLNSGGGGGMADYGGGLTVPVVVTCLMAASGGLIFGYDIGISGGVSEMESFLKKFFPGLLKRTAHANKDVYCIYNNQALTAFTSSLYAFGMVGTLVASRVTRRLGRQAIMLIGGSLFLVGALVNAAAANVAMLIVGRMLLGLGLGFSGQATPVYLAEVSPPRWRGGFISAFPLFISIGYLVANLINYGTSRIPGWGWRLSLGLAAIPAAVMVAGAVFIPDTPSSLVLRGKHDDARAALQRVRGKGVDIGAEFADILAAAEHARRNEEGAFRRILRREYRPYLVMAVAFPVFLNLTGVAVTAFFSPILFRTVGFESDAALMGAVILGVMNIGGILASGFAMDRYGRKLLFVIGGALMFTCQVTMASIIGSHLGNGSKMPKGYAVAVLIATFVFSASFSWSWGALYWTVPGEIYPVEVRSAGQGAAVALNLGLNFLQAQFFLAMLCCFRYGAFLFYASWLVVMTAFAVALVPETKGVPLESMGHVFARHWYWGRFVKDQKLGDEST; from the exons GAGGTGTGTCGGAGATGGAGTCTTTTCTGAAGAAGTTCTTCCCGGGGCTGCTGAAGAGGACGGCGCACGCCAACAAGGACGTGTACTGCATCTACAACAACCAGGCGCTCACGGCCTTCACCTCGTCGCTGTACGCGTTCGGCATGGTGGGGACGCTGGTGGCGAGCCGCGTCACCCGCCGACTTGGGCGCCAGGCCATCATGCTCATCGGCGGCAGCCTGTTCCTGGTCGGCGCCCTCGtgaacgccgccgcggcgaacgTCGCCATGCTCATCGTCGGGAGGATGCTGCTCGGCCTGGGCCTCGGGTTCTCCGGCCAGGCCACGCCGGTGTACCTCGCCGAGGTGTCGCCCCCGCGCTGGCGGGGCGGGTTCATCTCGGCCTTCCCCCTGTTCATCAGCATCGGGTACCTCGTCGCCAACCTGATCAACTACGGCACGTCGCGGATCCCGGGCTGGGGGTGGCGCCTGTCGCTCGGCCTCGCGGCGATCCCGGCCGCCGTCATGGTGGCGGGCGCCGTGTTCATCCCGGACACCCCCAGCAGCCTCGTCCTGCGCGGGaagcacgacgacgcccgcgccgcgctccaGCGGGTGCGCGGCAAGGGCGTGGACATCGGCGCCGAGTTCGCCGACATACTTGCCGCCGCGGAGCACGCGCGGCGGAACGAGGAGGGCGCGTTCCGGCGGATCCTGCGGCGGGAGTACCGGCCGTACCTGGTGATGGCCGTGGCGTTCCCGGTGTTCCTGAACCTCACCGGCGTGGCCGTGACCGCCTTCTTCTCGCCGATCCTGTTCCGGACCGTCGGGTTCGAGAGCGACGCCGCGCTGATGGGCGCCGTCATCCTGGGCGTGATGAACATCGGCGGCATCCTCGCGTCGGGCTTCGCCATGGACCGCTACGGCCGGAAGCTGCTCTTCGTGATCGGCGGCGCGCTCATGTTCACGTGCcag gTGACGATGGCCAGCATCATCGGCTCTCACCTCGGCAACGGGAGCAAGATGCCCAAGGGTTACGCGGTGGCGGTGCTGATCGCGACGTTCGTGTTCTCGGCGAGCTTCAGCTGGTCGTGGGGCGCGCTGTACTGGACGGTCCCCGGCGAGATCTACCCGGTGGAGGTGCGGTCGGCGGGgcagggcgcggcggtggcgctcaaCCTGGGGCTCAACTTCCTGCAGGCGCAGTTCTTCCTGGCGATGCTGTGCTGCTTCAGGTATGGCGCGTTCCTCTTCTACGCGTCGTGGCTGGTGGTGATGACCGCCTTCGCCGTGGCGCTCGTGCCGGAGACCAAGGGCGTGCCGCTCGAGTCCATGGGCCACGTCTTCGCGCGCCACTGGTACTGGGGCAGGTTCGTCAAGGACCAGAAGCTTGGAGACGAGTCGACCTGA
- the LOC117864211 gene encoding sugar transport protein MST1 isoform X3 yields MESFLKKFFPGLLKRTAHANKDVYCIYNNQALTAFTSSLYAFGMVGTLVASRVTRRLGRQAIMLIGGSLFLVGALVNAAAANVAMLIVGRMLLGLGLGFSGQATPVYLAEVSPPRWRGGFISAFPLFISIGYLVANLINYGTSRIPGWGWRLSLGLAAIPAAVMVAGAVFIPDTPSSLVLRGKHDDARAALQRVRGKGVDIGAEFADILAAAEHARRNEEGAFRRILRREYRPYLVMAVAFPVFLNLTGVAVTAFFSPILFRTVGFESDAALMGAVILGVMNIGGILASGFAMDRYGRKLLFVIGGALMFTCQVTMASIIGSHLGNGSKMPKGYAVAVLIATFVFSASFSWSWGALYWTVPGEIYPVEVRSAGQGAAVALNLGLNFLQAQFFLAMLCCFRYGAFLFYASWLVVMTAFAVALVPETKGVPLESMGHVFARHWYWGRFVKDQKLGDEST; encoded by the exons ATGGAGTCTTTTCTGAAGAAGTTCTTCCCGGGGCTGCTGAAGAGGACGGCGCACGCCAACAAGGACGTGTACTGCATCTACAACAACCAGGCGCTCACGGCCTTCACCTCGTCGCTGTACGCGTTCGGCATGGTGGGGACGCTGGTGGCGAGCCGCGTCACCCGCCGACTTGGGCGCCAGGCCATCATGCTCATCGGCGGCAGCCTGTTCCTGGTCGGCGCCCTCGtgaacgccgccgcggcgaacgTCGCCATGCTCATCGTCGGGAGGATGCTGCTCGGCCTGGGCCTCGGGTTCTCCGGCCAGGCCACGCCGGTGTACCTCGCCGAGGTGTCGCCCCCGCGCTGGCGGGGCGGGTTCATCTCGGCCTTCCCCCTGTTCATCAGCATCGGGTACCTCGTCGCCAACCTGATCAACTACGGCACGTCGCGGATCCCGGGCTGGGGGTGGCGCCTGTCGCTCGGCCTCGCGGCGATCCCGGCCGCCGTCATGGTGGCGGGCGCCGTGTTCATCCCGGACACCCCCAGCAGCCTCGTCCTGCGCGGGaagcacgacgacgcccgcgccgcgctccaGCGGGTGCGCGGCAAGGGCGTGGACATCGGCGCCGAGTTCGCCGACATACTTGCCGCCGCGGAGCACGCGCGGCGGAACGAGGAGGGCGCGTTCCGGCGGATCCTGCGGCGGGAGTACCGGCCGTACCTGGTGATGGCCGTGGCGTTCCCGGTGTTCCTGAACCTCACCGGCGTGGCCGTGACCGCCTTCTTCTCGCCGATCCTGTTCCGGACCGTCGGGTTCGAGAGCGACGCCGCGCTGATGGGCGCCGTCATCCTGGGCGTGATGAACATCGGCGGCATCCTCGCGTCGGGCTTCGCCATGGACCGCTACGGCCGGAAGCTGCTCTTCGTGATCGGCGGCGCGCTCATGTTCACGTGCcag gTGACGATGGCCAGCATCATCGGCTCTCACCTCGGCAACGGGAGCAAGATGCCCAAGGGTTACGCGGTGGCGGTGCTGATCGCGACGTTCGTGTTCTCGGCGAGCTTCAGCTGGTCGTGGGGCGCGCTGTACTGGACGGTCCCCGGCGAGATCTACCCGGTGGAGGTGCGGTCGGCGGGgcagggcgcggcggtggcgctcaaCCTGGGGCTCAACTTCCTGCAGGCGCAGTTCTTCCTGGCGATGCTGTGCTGCTTCAGGTATGGCGCGTTCCTCTTCTACGCGTCGTGGCTGGTGGTGATGACCGCCTTCGCCGTGGCGCTCGTGCCGGAGACCAAGGGCGTGCCGCTCGAGTCCATGGGCCACGTCTTCGCGCGCCACTGGTACTGGGGCAGGTTCGTCAAGGACCAGAAGCTTGGAGACGAGTCGACCTGA